A genomic region of Metopolophium dirhodum isolate CAU chromosome 1, ASM1992520v1, whole genome shotgun sequence contains the following coding sequences:
- the LOC132935852 gene encoding P2R1A-PPP2R2A-interacting phosphatase regulator 1 isoform X1 codes for MSVKDGPIVKMDVDCPSNLKRSNSAPMINDMNASTIVGSPTTLSRENTCNIFLRNVQVQPRFRRFSTSGSPHNVMPNTSPKLVHRVNQLRQEETVDLINREVAHEREIHSAMQISQSWEDLSIMMDSPTKPDEGGQFGKQPGGMHGRPNVYDPLHLNFSMTSAPSSPSPTRSLRHCVSPSLFKPNLSPSPTRKTFTSGLCFRRSLSPISMRPSTLGPVKRKCDMDDYEPIPKKWGLLITNNRPEPMQVTGIVPTTMNATLVTDSICSSSGDSSNSNHSFSFRPLQSLMDESKSNSQ; via the exons ATGTCAGTCAAGGACGGACCTATCGTCAAGATGGATGTAGACTGCCCGTCAAATCTTAAGAGATCCAACAGTGCGCCGATGATCAATGACATGAATGCTTCCACCATTGTCGGGTCACCTACTACTCTgtctag AGAAAATACGTGTAACATATTTTTACGAAATGTACAAGTACAACCACGCTTTCGTAGATTTAGCACAAGTGGAAGTCCTCATAATGTAATGCCAAAT actTCACCAAAGTTAGTTCATAGAGTTAATCAGCTGCGACAAGAAGAAACAGTTGATTTGATTAACAGAGAAGTGGCCCATGAAAGAGAAATACACTCTGCAATGCAAATATCACAATCATGGGAAGATTTATCTATCATGATGGATTCACCGACAAAG ccAGATGAAGGAGGACAGTTTGGTAAACAACCTGGTGGAATGCATGGTAGACCTAATGTATATGATCCactgcatttaaatttttcaatgacTTCTGCTCCATCATCACCATCGCCAACCAGATCATTGAGACATTGCGTATCTCCATCACTTTTTAAACCAAATTTATCGCCTAGTCCTACTCGTAAAACCTTTACATCGGg TTTATGTTTTAGACGAAGCTTGAGTCCAATTTCAATGCGTCCTAGCACTTTAGGACCTGTTAAAAGGAAATGTGACATGGATGACTACGAACCAATTCCAAAGAAATGGGGATTGCTGATTACCAATAATAG gcCTGAACCAATGCAAGTGACCGGTATTGTTCCTACAACAATGAATGCAACTTTAGTTACAGATTCCATTTGTAGTAGCAGTGGTGATTCATCAAACAGTAATCATTCATTTTCCTTTAGACCATTGCAATCTCTAATGGATGAATCAAA
- the LOC132934077 gene encoding uncharacterized protein LOC132934077: MWTELIFCLFVTAIFVLVLFILNIDYMQGDKVTKSRWSRLQKLWDEGAFKNKPLKVSKDVINAMIQRGIYSLNSNVESDENGDEVLLWTSEMLEKSSSKLEQNHDNVGKFKKMVNDFVENVEKCVEEYEDNLCKLNNDLELITETHQFIKKEIQKQLCQAKQQIATAASDNCNRSWVPPVPSIRCPIIADAQAEDDFLTTLDQFEESRGIP, encoded by the exons ATGTGGACGGAACTGATCTTCTGTTTATTTGTGACAGCAATTTTTGTATTGGTGCTTTTCATCTTGAATATAGATTACATGCAAGGTGATAAAGTAACTAAGTCCCGATGGTCTAGACTACAGAAGTTATGGGACGAAGGCgcgtttaaaaataaaccattgaAAGTGTCCAAGGATGTTATAAATGCTATGATACAAAGGGGAATTTACTCGCTAAATTCCAACGTTGAATCAGACGAGAATGGTGACGAGGTGCTCCTGTGGACAAGTGAGATGCTTGAAAAGTCGTCCTCCAAACTAGAGCAAAATCACGATAATGTTgggaagtttaaaaaaatggtgaatgattttgttgaaaacgTGGAGAAATGTGTTGAAGAATATGAg gATAATCTATGCAAATTGAATAACGATTTGGAACTGATCACTGAGACGCATCAATTCATAAAGAAGGAGATCCAAAAACAATTGTGCCAGGCAAAGCAGCAAATCGCAACCGCAGCCAGCGACAACTGCAACCGCTCCTGGGTACCGCCAGTACCATCCATTCGATGCCCCATAATTGCAGACGCCCAAGCTGAGGACGACTTCCTGACCACATTAGATCAATTTGAGGAGTCAAGAGGAATCCCATAA
- the LOC132935852 gene encoding P2R1A-PPP2R2A-interacting phosphatase regulator 1 isoform X2, which yields MSVKDGPIVKMDVDCPSNLKRSNSAPMINDMNASTIVGSPTTLSRENTCNIFLRNVQVQPRFRRFSTSGSPHNVMPNTSPKLVHRVNQLRQEETVDLINREVAHEREIHSAMQISQSWEDLSIMMDSPTKPDEGGQFGKQPGGMHGRPNVYDPLHLNFSMTSAPSSPSPTRSLRHCVSPSLFKPNLSPSPTRKTFTSGRSLSPISMRPSTLGPVKRKCDMDDYEPIPKKWGLLITNNRPEPMQVTGIVPTTMNATLVTDSICSSSGDSSNSNHSFSFRPLQSLMDESKSNSQ from the exons ATGTCAGTCAAGGACGGACCTATCGTCAAGATGGATGTAGACTGCCCGTCAAATCTTAAGAGATCCAACAGTGCGCCGATGATCAATGACATGAATGCTTCCACCATTGTCGGGTCACCTACTACTCTgtctag AGAAAATACGTGTAACATATTTTTACGAAATGTACAAGTACAACCACGCTTTCGTAGATTTAGCACAAGTGGAAGTCCTCATAATGTAATGCCAAAT actTCACCAAAGTTAGTTCATAGAGTTAATCAGCTGCGACAAGAAGAAACAGTTGATTTGATTAACAGAGAAGTGGCCCATGAAAGAGAAATACACTCTGCAATGCAAATATCACAATCATGGGAAGATTTATCTATCATGATGGATTCACCGACAAAG ccAGATGAAGGAGGACAGTTTGGTAAACAACCTGGTGGAATGCATGGTAGACCTAATGTATATGATCCactgcatttaaatttttcaatgacTTCTGCTCCATCATCACCATCGCCAACCAGATCATTGAGACATTGCGTATCTCCATCACTTTTTAAACCAAATTTATCGCCTAGTCCTACTCGTAAAACCTTTACATCGGg ACGAAGCTTGAGTCCAATTTCAATGCGTCCTAGCACTTTAGGACCTGTTAAAAGGAAATGTGACATGGATGACTACGAACCAATTCCAAAGAAATGGGGATTGCTGATTACCAATAATAG gcCTGAACCAATGCAAGTGACCGGTATTGTTCCTACAACAATGAATGCAACTTTAGTTACAGATTCCATTTGTAGTAGCAGTGGTGATTCATCAAACAGTAATCATTCATTTTCCTTTAGACCATTGCAATCTCTAATGGATGAATCAAA